Sequence from the Chitinophagaceae bacterium genome:
TTTAATATTCTTTTTTTTGTAGTATTCTTGCTATTTGGATTCTCTCTTTTAGGATATTTTGAGCTCGTTATACCATACCGATTTGTAAATGCTATAGAAACAAAAACAGACAAAGGCGGTTTTGTAGGAATATTATTTATTGCTCTCAGTTTAGTATTAGTTTCTTTTTCTTGCACCGTTCCTTTAGTAGGAAGTATTTTAATAGAATCCGTAGGAATACTCACGTATAAGCCCATTTTAGGAATGCTCTCCTTTGCTATGGGGGTTGCTGTTCCATTTACATTGTTTGCTTTTTTTCCCAATGTCCTTCGCTTATTGCCAAAGTCAGGTTCATGGCTCAATACTATAAAAGTTTGCTTTGGGGTAATAGAATTAGCATTCTCTTTTAAGTTTTTAAGCATAGCAGACCAAGCATACCATTGGAATATATTAGATAGAGAAATATATCTTATTATATGGATAGTTTTATTTGCTCTTTTAGGGTTTTATTTTTTTGGAAAAATAAAGTTTCCACACGATGGGGAACTACAAAATATCGGATTCGTCAGATTTATACTCGGTATAGTTACTTTTGTTTTTGTACTTTACTTATTTTTAGGTCTGTTGGGAAACCCTTTAAAAGCCCTTTCAGGTTATCTTCCCCCACTCATCCGTTCTGATGTCTCTTATAATACTCCTCAAAACAACAATATCTCTTCTCACAATATCTGTGAATCTCCTCTATACTCTGATGTTCTTCATTTTCCACATAATCTTGCAGGATATTTTGATTATCAACAAGCACTCTCATGTTCCAAAGCAAAAAAGAAACCTATCTTTATAAACTTTACGGGACATGGATGTGTCAATTGCAGAGAAATGGAAGCAAGAGTATGGGATGATCCGAGAGTGCTTACAAAATTACAAAACGATTTTATCCTCCTTTCTCTCTTTGTAGATGATAAAACAGAATTACCAGAAAGTAAATGGTATATTTCGGAGAATGATAAAAAACAAAAAAAAAACATAGGACAACAAAATATGGACTTTCAAATAACAAGGTATAATAGCAATGGACAACCACTATACGTAATAATAGATGAGAATGAAAATATGCTCACAGAACCATCTGCTTACAACCTTGATGTGGAGGCATTTATAACGTTTTTAAATCTTAATAAACACAACTTCTAAATTTTTTTTATGAAAACACTCAATACAAAACAACACCTTTTTCACAAAAATATGACGAATCCATTTTATTTTTGGATATTTCTTTTATTCAATGTTCCCGCAGGTTTTATTGCAGGAATGCGTCTGAAAGAACTCTCTTCTTCAAAAGCAGCTACTACTATTCCTTTCAAATTTCTCAATAAAAACCCTTTTCAATCTATCTATTTTGCAGTACAAAGTATGGCAGCAGAACTATCTACTGCTTCCTTAGCACTCCTTGCTACAAAAGGAAATAATTCCCAAGTACTTACTATCATTGTGGGAATGAAAGCAGAATTTTTGAAAAAAGCAATAGGAAAAGTAACCTTTCTTTGTGAAGAAGGAGAAAAGGCATTTGAAGCAGTAGAAGCATGTATGAAAACAAAAACCCAAATTACCACTACTCTCAAAACAACGGGTTATATGAAAGACGGAACAATAGTATCTATCTTTTATTTTACTTGGGCTTTTAAAGAAAAAAAATAAAAGAGAGAAAAAATAATTTATAAGCTATGCGAAAAATAATTATTTCCACTGCATTATTTTTAATTCCTTTTCTATCAACTGCTCAACAAGAAAGTAAAAATGAGCACCAAACTGAAGAGGATACTTCACTTATCTACATCAGAAAAACAAAAGAGTATATTGCTCAAAATCCAAATGATTTTAAAAAAAGATTATTATTAGGAGGATATTATCTCCAAAGAGATAGCACAAATGCCGCTCAGGAAATATTTGAACGCCTTATACAAGATATTATCAATAATGACATAACATTTAAACAGGATTCTATTGAAAATATCTATCTATCATTAGCAGATACATATAAATCTCTAAATGACCTCATAGAAGCAGAGTTTTATTATAATCTGTCCCTCGAAAAAGTAATAGTAAAAGGTAAGATAGACAAGATAATTGAGATTTATAAAAACCTAGCAATTATATATTCCAATCAATCTCTCTACCAAGAGGAATTAGATGCCACTAAGAAAAGTGAAATATATTTGAAAAAAAAATACGAGGATGATCCTTTAGCAAATTCAAAATATGACTCCTATAAATATAATAACTATAGAGAACTCTATACTACTCTCGGCGACGCTTATATCAAATTAAAAAACTATGAGAAATCTCTTGATATTATGGATAAATTACTTCCATATATAGAAAACGATACATCTCAAGAATTTAACGACACAGAATCTGACTATTTTTTTACAAGCGAGAAAGAATATTATTATGCTCTCTATTATCACAATAAAGGATATGCACTGTTAGAATTAGATGAATTAGACAGTGCTTCTAAATATCTATTCCTAGCATTAGAGATAAATGAAAGCGCAGGAGATTTTTCGGGAATGGTCTATGATTATTGGAAAATAGGTGATTATTATAAAAAGATACAAAATGAAACACTCTCTAATAAATACTACTTCAAATCCTTAGCAATATCAGATACACTAGAAGCATCAGGAGAGGACATATCAGAGTGGCTACACAGCGACCTCATAGAATGCTACCAAAGTATTGCTGAAAATTATGAAACATTAGGAGATTATCAAAAGGCACTAGTATATGAAAAGAAAGCAAAAACAATAATTCAAAAATACTTTAAAGAACAATCTCAAAGAAGAGTAAAAGCATCTACCACAAGTATAGAAAAAACAGTCCGAGAGACAAAAGAAAGAGAGAGAAAAAGGATAGAAGAATCAAGATACAATAATTTAGTATATCTTTCTATTCTGTTTGGTATATTGGGGACTTTGGGGTTTATTATTTCTCTAGGTAGAGTAACCATTATTAATAAATACAGAAGAATACTCACATCTATGATACTATTAGCAATATTTGAGTTTTTTAACTTGCTTTTAGGACCTTTTTTTGATAAAACATTGGGAGCAGACCCTCTTACACAATTCTCTACGAACTTTGCACTCTCCATAGTTATCAGCTCCTTAGAATTTATAGGAAGAACATTCTATAAAAAATGGGAAAAAAAGAAAGAAGAAAATATACAAGAGATTAATCAACTTATTCAACAAAATCCATTATGAGTGAAAATACTATTGGCGGATATTCCGAAGAAAACATTAAATCCCTAGATTGGAAAGAGCATATACGGCTTAGACCTGGTATGTATATTGGTAAATTAGGAGACGGCTCGTCTTCTGATGATGGAATATATATATTAGTAAAAGAGGTATTAGATAATTGCATAGACGAACATACGATGGGCTATGGAAAAGAAATCTTTCTCAAAATAAATGAAAAACGCGTAGAAATAAGGGACTTTGGTAGAGGGATACCTCTTGGTAAAGTCATGGATTGTGTCTCTAAAATCAATACGGGCGGAAAATACGACTCCAGCGCATTTCAAAAATCTGTAGGATTGAACGGCGTAGGAATAAAAGCCGTAAATGCCCTCTCTGATTTCTTTAAAGTGCAGTCCTTTCGGGATGGAAAAACAAAAACCGCAGAGTTCCAAAAAGGCGAAATAATCCAAGACCCTCCCATTGCAAACACCCAAGAGAAAAATGGTACGCTCATCGCCTTCGAACCTGATGAATCTCTTTTCAAACACTACAAATTTATCCCCGAATACATAGAAACCCTCGTTTGGAATTACGCATTCCTGAACTCCAAATTATCCATATATTATAATGAAAAAAAATTTACCTCCCCCAATGGACTCCTTGACCTCCTCAAAAGAAAAACAAGCGAAGAAGATATTCTATACCCTATTATTCACCTGAAAGGAGAAGATATAGAACTCTCTCTGACACATAGTGTGGGCTATGGGGAACAATACTATTCTTATGTAAATGGACAATATACCACACAAGGAGGAACACACTTGGTGGCATTAAAAGAAGCATTAGTAAAAACCATCCGAGAGTTTTACAAAAAAGACTTTGTGGCAGAAGATATACGAGAAGGAATTGTCAGTGCGGTATCTATCAGAATACAAGACCCTGTTTTTGAATCTCAAACTAAAACAAAACTCGGCT
This genomic interval carries:
- a CDS encoding protein-disulfide reductase DsbD family protein, giving the protein MKITLFIQTVFIICLFCVSSPLPAEVIKPIEWKYSFSKDSFRKGDTIDIIFYARIQSEWYLYSSDFDKNLGPLVTEFSFISHSSFTLIGGIRAIQPFKKYDSLFGGEYTYFENTATFKQTLLVKDLPLTFKGNIQYQVCSHTTHICVTLEEEFTEKHFIDSLGKTSGKDENILSFLLLCLFAGLSSLFTPCVFPMIPLTVSYFTKKRSKYTVLGYGISIILIYTFIGILLAPFMGAEMANELATGWFFNILFFVVFLLFGFSLLGYFELVIPYRFVNAIETKTDKGGFVGILFIALSLVLVSFSCTVPLVGSILIESVGILTYKPILGMLSFAMGVAVPFTLFAFFPNVLRLLPKSGSWLNTIKVCFGVIELAFSFKFLSIADQAYHWNILDREIYLIIWIVLFALLGFYFFGKIKFPHDGELQNIGFVRFILGIVTFVFVLYLFLGLLGNPLKALSGYLPPLIRSDVSYNTPQNNNISSHNICESPLYSDVLHFPHNLAGYFDYQQALSCSKAKKKPIFINFTGHGCVNCREMEARVWDDPRVLTKLQNDFILLSLFVDDKTELPESKWYISENDKKQKKNIGQQNMDFQITRYNSNGQPLYVIIDENENMLTEPSAYNLDVEAFITFLNLNKHNF
- a CDS encoding DUF4442 domain-containing protein — translated: MTNPFYFWIFLLFNVPAGFIAGMRLKELSSSKAATTIPFKFLNKNPFQSIYFAVQSMAAELSTASLALLATKGNNSQVLTIIVGMKAEFLKKAIGKVTFLCEEGEKAFEAVEACMKTKTQITTTLKTTGYMKDGTIVSIFYFTWAFKEKK
- a CDS encoding ATP-binding protein — encoded protein: MSENTIGGYSEENIKSLDWKEHIRLRPGMYIGKLGDGSSSDDGIYILVKEVLDNCIDEHTMGYGKEIFLKINEKRVEIRDFGRGIPLGKVMDCVSKINTGGKYDSSAFQKSVGLNGVGIKAVNALSDFFKVQSFRDGKTKTAEFQKGEIIQDPPIANTQEKNGTLIAFEPDESLFKHYKFIPEYIETLVWNYAFLNSKLSIYYNEKKFTSPNGLLDLLKRKTSEEDILYPIIHLKGEDIELSLTHSVGYGEQYYSYVNGQYTTQGGTHLVALKEALVKTIREFYKKDFVAEDIREGIVSAVSIRIQDPVFESQTKTKLGSQAISPDGISLRSFINDFVKNNLDNFLHKNPNTADALLKKILL